One region of Bacterioplanoides sp. SCSIO 12839 genomic DNA includes:
- a CDS encoding rhomboid family intramembrane serine protease, producing the protein MNVKYCPHCRKDALDITHYHGEELDVCRKCGGVWFEHGELNSLLSAIDNGEDNSQYETLLGDRNKRTEGQCPSCPSHLHNFQLLKDYDVQVDICMECDGVWVEHDQLEKVEHSPRIRQSLDELNKKITVKSWLFQFLAKMPVEYNIKPHKKPLITWLLVILNTVIFFSYSGNLELENWMYSHFAYTPAEITRGEELWALITSVFLHGSLMHLVGNMYFLYIIGDNLEDVLGKTRYLLIYLVSGVGASLISVVFNLGSDIPNLGASGAISALFGMYLMWFRYASLSYMFWVYQKKISPVWYFAIWLVFSNIVGIIQGVQGIGFAAHIGGFVIGLGIGAILKQKVYRENPIVRLLSEESVRIQR; encoded by the coding sequence ATGAATGTGAAATATTGCCCACACTGCCGCAAAGACGCATTGGATATTACGCATTATCACGGTGAAGAGTTAGATGTCTGCCGAAAGTGTGGTGGTGTCTGGTTTGAGCACGGTGAATTAAACAGCTTGTTATCGGCAATTGATAATGGAGAAGATAACTCTCAATACGAAACATTATTAGGCGATAGAAATAAGCGCACCGAAGGACAGTGTCCAAGCTGCCCATCACATTTGCATAACTTCCAGTTATTGAAAGATTATGATGTGCAGGTGGATATTTGTATGGAGTGTGATGGTGTTTGGGTCGAGCATGATCAACTTGAGAAAGTCGAACATTCACCACGTATCCGGCAATCTCTTGACGAGCTGAATAAAAAGATCACGGTAAAAAGTTGGTTATTTCAATTCTTGGCCAAAATGCCGGTTGAATACAACATTAAGCCGCATAAAAAGCCACTGATTACCTGGCTATTGGTTATTCTTAATACGGTTATTTTTTTCAGTTACAGCGGTAACCTGGAGCTGGAAAACTGGATGTATAGCCACTTCGCTTATACACCGGCGGAAATCACCCGAGGTGAAGAACTCTGGGCGTTGATCACTTCGGTATTTCTGCACGGTAGCCTAATGCACCTAGTGGGTAATATGTACTTCCTGTATATCATTGGCGACAACCTGGAAGATGTATTAGGAAAAACCCGGTATTTATTGATTTATTTAGTCAGCGGCGTGGGCGCCAGCTTGATCAGTGTCGTTTTTAATCTGGGGTCGGATATTCCTAACCTGGGTGCCAGTGGCGCTATTTCGGCACTGTTTGGTATGTATCTGATGTGGTTTCGTTATGCCAGTCTGAGCTATATGTTCTGGGTCTATCAGAAAAAAATATCACCTGTCTGGTATTTTGCCATCTGGTTGGTGTTCAGCAATATTGTTGGGATTATTCAGGGAGTCCAGGGAATTGGCTTTGCGGCCCATATCGGCGGCTTTGTCATCGGCTTAGGCATTGGTGCCATTCTGAAACAAAAAGTATACCGGGAAAACCCCATTGTCCGCTTATTATCCGAAGAAAGTGTTCGAATTCAACGCTGA
- a CDS encoding cytochrome c5 family protein has protein sequence MTKHRFMLPLILACSACSQAPHPGQAIWEDTCKVCHSTGLAGAPVIGNQAAWNKRLVRGKDSLYQHALEGWGDMPARGGNPALSDDEVRLAVDYMVSKVK, from the coding sequence ATGACAAAACATCGGTTTATGTTGCCTTTGATTCTCGCATGTAGTGCCTGTTCTCAGGCACCACATCCTGGTCAGGCTATTTGGGAAGATACCTGTAAAGTCTGCCACTCAACCGGGTTGGCCGGGGCACCTGTGATTGGTAATCAGGCGGCCTGGAATAAACGGTTGGTACGTGGCAAAGACAGCTTATATCAACACGCACTGGAAGGCTGGGGTGATATGCCGGCCCGTGGCGGAAACCCTGCATTAAGTGACGATGAAGTACGCCTGGCTGTCGACTATATGGTTTCTAAGGTCAAATAA
- a CDS encoding secondary thiamine-phosphate synthase enzyme YjbQ: MWIQKEITLKPHLRGFHLITDELLFQLPELKEISIGLINIFIQHTSASLTINENADPSVRDDFESFFSHHVPENEPYYTHIYEGADDLPAHLKASILGNTLTIPITNGRLNLGTWQGIYLGEHRNHATSRHLVVTIQGE, translated from the coding sequence ATGTGGATTCAGAAAGAAATAACGCTCAAACCACACTTGCGGGGATTTCATTTAATTACCGATGAACTGTTGTTTCAGTTGCCTGAATTGAAGGAAATCAGTATTGGTCTGATCAATATATTTATTCAGCATACGTCTGCGTCATTGACGATTAACGAAAATGCAGATCCTTCTGTTCGTGATGATTTTGAATCCTTCTTCAGTCATCATGTGCCGGAAAACGAGCCTTATTACACCCACATTTACGAAGGTGCGGATGACCTGCCTGCCCATTTAAAAGCGAGTATTTTAGGTAATACGTTGACCATTCCAATTACCAATGGTCGCCTGAATCTCGGAACCTGGCAGGGTATTTATTTGGGAGAGCACCGCAATCATGCGACCTCGCGTCATCTGGTCGTCACTATTCAGGGCGAATAA
- a CDS encoding globin family protein translates to MEASKITAVQDTFAMVEPIADKAAELFYGRLFELDPALKPLFKGDMTEQGAKLMKMIGIAVRGLTDLDSIVPAVKNLGARHVGYGVKEAHYATVGSALLWTLEQGLGDAFTDEVKGAWTEVYTLLADVMIAAQKEAEAEMA, encoded by the coding sequence ATGGAAGCAAGCAAAATTACCGCGGTTCAGGATACCTTTGCCATGGTTGAACCCATTGCAGATAAAGCCGCAGAATTATTTTATGGCCGTTTGTTTGAACTGGATCCGGCATTAAAACCTTTATTTAAAGGGGATATGACTGAGCAGGGTGCCAAACTGATGAAAATGATTGGTATTGCGGTACGAGGTTTAACCGATCTCGACAGTATTGTTCCGGCGGTTAAAAACCTTGGTGCCCGCCATGTGGGTTACGGAGTTAAAGAAGCACATTATGCTACGGTTGGCTCGGCGCTGTTATGGACGTTAGAGCAAGGCTTAGGTGATGCGTTTACCGACGAAGTAAAAGGCGCATGGACAGAAGTTTATACTTTGCTGGCTGATGTCATGATTGCCGCACAAAAAGAAGCCGAAGCGGAAATGGCTTAA
- a CDS encoding DUF3365 domain-containing protein — MMNFKKRIAATALTALTSAMLLTGCGEEEKAVGIDPKIFTDSLFAVMKSDRTNYTKLIIQRLGPNKGDFIKPNEHWEDMDDGAPLPAQMFRLGAEGVADMTNDFTYSLQSVWPINKQNAPKTPMEKEGLEYVAANPGQNFYGTEELGDKKYFTAVYADVAVSPACTKCHNEHKDSPKTDFKIGEVMGGVVVRVPL; from the coding sequence ATGATGAATTTTAAAAAACGTATTGCCGCCACCGCGTTAACTGCGCTGACTTCAGCTATGTTGCTGACAGGTTGTGGAGAAGAAGAAAAAGCGGTTGGTATTGACCCGAAAATTTTTACTGACTCTTTATTTGCCGTAATGAAATCGGATCGAACCAACTACACCAAACTGATTATTCAGCGTTTAGGGCCCAATAAAGGTGACTTTATTAAGCCAAATGAACATTGGGAAGATATGGACGATGGTGCTCCATTACCCGCGCAGATGTTCCGTTTAGGGGCTGAAGGTGTGGCCGATATGACCAATGATTTCACCTATTCGCTGCAATCGGTATGGCCGATCAACAAACAAAATGCGCCAAAAACACCGATGGAAAAAGAAGGTTTGGAATACGTTGCCGCAAATCCGGGACAAAACTTCTACGGTACGGAAGAATTAGGTGATAAAAAATATTTCACTGCGGTGTATGCCGATGTTGCCGTATCTCCGGCGTGTACTAAATGCCATAACGAACACAAAGATTCGCCGAAAACGGATTTCAAAATTGGTGAGGTGATGGGTGGCGTTGTGGTGCGTGTACCACTGTAA
- a CDS encoding YbfB/YjiJ family MFS transporter yields MIHRADLAIIQLGIAATLLGVGIARFAYTPLLPELVVQGWFNDSQAVYLGAANLLGYLLGAVSAHPLSQRFGSPVLLRLSFAGVVLSFALCILPGWFSWFFLWRFVAGATGAWLMVLAPSAALSLAPVERRGNVGALVFTGIGLGAVISSLAVPLLINQDLSFTWAVLALASLLVAWVGHAGLQKIIQQGGFVASASVTTSSITTPSVTSQSQTPPNGIKAIGAAVILVIFAYGLDAIAYVPHSLFWVDYLAREQELGVNIASTQWLIFGVGACCGPIMTAWLSQRLGIKNALAIAYLAKALGIAVMLFSTEVFSRSLSSFLVGAMVPGVVGLTSALLAHWLGAARHKALWGMATAVFALCQAISGYVMSAMYVSLGSYYPLFFAAAIIMAVGFILIWIAGNFRRSLQSIV; encoded by the coding sequence ATGATTCACCGGGCCGATCTGGCTATTATTCAGTTAGGTATTGCTGCCACCTTGTTAGGTGTTGGTATTGCCCGTTTTGCTTACACTCCGTTGTTACCTGAGCTGGTGGTGCAGGGCTGGTTTAATGATAGTCAGGCGGTGTACCTGGGAGCGGCTAATTTATTAGGATATTTACTGGGTGCAGTCTCTGCACATCCATTGTCTCAGCGATTTGGTAGTCCGGTATTATTACGATTGAGCTTTGCTGGGGTCGTGCTGAGCTTTGCCTTATGTATTTTACCCGGCTGGTTCAGCTGGTTTTTTCTCTGGCGTTTTGTCGCCGGTGCTACCGGCGCCTGGCTGATGGTACTTGCCCCCTCGGCGGCATTGTCATTGGCTCCGGTTGAACGACGCGGCAATGTTGGGGCGTTAGTTTTTACTGGTATTGGTCTTGGTGCTGTTATTTCTTCGTTAGCAGTACCCTTGTTAATTAATCAGGATTTATCATTCACCTGGGCTGTGCTGGCGTTGGCGAGTTTGCTGGTTGCCTGGGTTGGACATGCAGGTTTACAAAAGATTATTCAGCAAGGTGGTTTTGTCGCTTCTGCTTCTGTAACCACTTCTTCTATAACGACTCCTTCTGTAACAAGCCAGTCTCAAACACCACCAAATGGAATTAAAGCCATTGGCGCCGCCGTTATTCTGGTGATTTTTGCGTATGGCCTGGATGCCATTGCTTATGTTCCTCACTCCTTATTCTGGGTCGATTACCTTGCCCGGGAGCAGGAGCTTGGCGTCAATATCGCATCAACTCAGTGGTTAATTTTTGGTGTGGGAGCCTGCTGTGGGCCTATCATGACTGCCTGGTTATCCCAGCGACTGGGGATAAAAAATGCACTTGCCATTGCCTATCTGGCCAAAGCGCTGGGTATTGCGGTGATGTTATTTTCAACAGAGGTCTTCAGTCGTTCTTTATCCTCCTTTTTAGTTGGTGCGATGGTTCCGGGTGTTGTTGGTCTGACATCGGCATTGTTAGCACACTGGCTGGGTGCCGCACGGCACAAAGCTCTCTGGGGAATGGCAACGGCTGTGTTTGCATTGTGCCAGGCAATTTCGGGTTACGTGATGTCGGCAATGTATGTTTCATTGGGCAGCTATTACCCGCTATTTTTTGCGGCGGCTATTATCATGGCCGTTGGTTTTATTCTGATATGGATTGCCGGGAATTTTCGTCGGAGTTTGCAGTCTATAGTGTGA
- a CDS encoding FMN-binding glutamate synthase family protein: MSHVTDTWLFTLLEIMSVVLITLIGFSLLAVIVMYIRDVTQTEQTIRRNYPVVGRFRYAFEHMGEFFRQYFFAMDREELPFNRAERSWVYRAAKNVDSTIAFGSTRDLRPAGSVYFVNCPYPTLGQDAVATSTVTIGEYCRTPYQTNSLINISGMSYGALSIPAVRALSKGAKASGCWMNTGEGGLSPYHLEGGADIVFQIGTAKFGVRDNDGHLSDDKLKEVAAHEQVRMFEIKLSQGAKPGKGGILPGAKVTEEIARIRAINVGEDAISPNRHPDINNSGELLDMIARVREVTGKPVGFKAVIGAYGWLDTLFEAIKERGIESAPDFITIDGADGGTGAAPQSLMDYLGMPLQESLPMVIDMLNRHGLKQRIKVVASGKLITPSGVAWALAVGADFVTSARGFMFSLGCIQALQCNKNTCPTGITTHNKKLQRGLNPQDKSVRVANYVNNMKYEVGIIAHSCGVKEPRQLKRYHARVRQDNGKSIPLDELYPDQSPST, from the coding sequence ATGAGTCACGTTACCGATACCTGGTTGTTTACGCTACTGGAAATCATGTCTGTTGTGCTGATCACCCTGATCGGATTTTCATTGCTGGCAGTGATTGTGATGTATATCCGTGATGTGACTCAAACGGAACAAACCATTCGTCGTAACTACCCGGTGGTTGGTCGTTTTCGGTATGCTTTCGAACATATGGGCGAGTTTTTCCGCCAATACTTTTTTGCCATGGATCGGGAAGAACTGCCTTTTAATCGGGCGGAACGTTCCTGGGTATATCGTGCCGCCAAAAATGTCGACAGTACTATCGCCTTTGGTTCAACACGTGACCTGCGCCCGGCCGGGTCAGTATATTTTGTCAATTGCCCGTACCCAACACTGGGCCAGGATGCGGTTGCCACATCAACCGTGACGATTGGTGAATATTGTCGCACTCCCTATCAAACCAACTCACTGATTAATATCTCTGGCATGAGCTACGGCGCTCTTTCTATACCGGCAGTAAGAGCGTTATCAAAAGGCGCAAAAGCCTCTGGCTGTTGGATGAATACCGGCGAAGGTGGGTTATCGCCCTATCACCTGGAAGGTGGTGCCGATATCGTCTTTCAGATTGGCACGGCTAAATTTGGCGTTCGTGACAATGACGGTCATCTCAGCGATGACAAACTGAAAGAAGTTGCCGCGCATGAGCAGGTCAGAATGTTTGAGATTAAACTCAGCCAGGGAGCCAAACCCGGGAAAGGCGGTATTTTACCCGGTGCCAAAGTCACCGAAGAAATTGCCCGTATTCGGGCCATCAATGTTGGCGAAGATGCCATCAGCCCAAACCGCCACCCGGATATTAACAACAGCGGCGAATTACTCGATATGATTGCCCGTGTGCGTGAAGTAACCGGCAAGCCGGTTGGTTTTAAAGCCGTGATTGGCGCTTATGGCTGGCTCGATACCTTATTTGAAGCCATCAAAGAGCGTGGTATTGAATCAGCGCCGGATTTTATCACCATCGACGGCGCTGATGGCGGCACCGGTGCAGCGCCACAAAGCCTGATGGACTATCTCGGTATGCCGCTACAGGAAAGCCTGCCGATGGTGATTGATATGCTCAACCGTCATGGTCTGAAACAACGCATTAAAGTCGTTGCCTCTGGCAAGTTAATTACTCCTTCGGGTGTCGCCTGGGCCTTAGCGGTAGGTGCGGATTTTGTCACCAGTGCCCGCGGTTTTATGTTTTCATTGGGCTGCATTCAGGCACTCCAGTGTAATAAAAATACCTGCCCAACAGGCATCACCACACACAATAAAAAATTACAGCGTGGCTTAAACCCGCAGGATAAGTCCGTGCGGGTTGCCAATTATGTGAATAATATGAAATACGAAGTAGGCATCATTGCGCACTCTTGTGGCGTTAAAGAACCACGCCAGCTGAAGCGTTACCACGCTCGGGTCAGGCAGGATAATGGCAAAAGCATTCCGCTGGATGAACTGTATCCGGATCAATCGCCATCCACCTGA
- a CDS encoding FAD-dependent oxidoreductase: MISKEAQSAPMVLHPGCGPGFFYGKNMDCDVPLKESETHTDNTVAVMDGSKRIVIVGNGPVGMHLCNELMACVADSAVDFQIDIFGDEPWQPYNRVALSQLLYGEKSLEDLDLNIPNNSNIHTHWHTRIIAVDPAQQSVMTDKGETFCYDKLVLATGSSAHIPNLPGVHMTGVYCFRNMTDVQALISRRVSSRHTVILGGGLLGIEAARAMRRLSTQVTLIHHSAWLMNRQLTENSAAKLQATLEQEGINVLTASGIQAVDGSRKMDGIILRDGSYLECDTLILATGIRPNIQLAQEAGLKTHYGIIVDDALTTSDSSIYAVGECVEFNGEVYGLVAPGLEQASLLARRFAGQDSSPYQQKSLATRLKVLDQPVTSLGEIGLLHEGPESRYLEHDREGTHRVLHFERGQLKGAAAVGFWPDQERLQELLLNNESLPWWRSLRFRLTGRLWSDSDAIADHHIICNCRQVSAGQLRACAQQKLPLSSTGAGTVCGSCQPLFTQVIPKESFNLSLAEPALQQAANEDTRSDSWLGLVIMGILALIITALHLFMPALPIAQEYAFQSVSQWWSDSDYRQISGFTMLGLTAFGLLLSARKRLKKMTLGSFSDWRWLHLLLTSLCLIILLAHTGNSSIQGINAWLFYSFFSASILGCLLTWLTALEHARPSVAVKRFKRWSLFTHILAIWPLPILLSFHILSVYWF; this comes from the coding sequence ATGATCAGCAAAGAAGCTCAGTCTGCACCCATGGTTCTGCACCCGGGGTGTGGACCGGGCTTTTTTTATGGGAAAAATATGGATTGTGATGTTCCGCTAAAAGAATCTGAAACCCATACCGACAATACGGTTGCGGTTATGGATGGCAGCAAACGCATTGTGATTGTTGGCAATGGCCCGGTCGGCATGCATTTGTGTAACGAGTTAATGGCCTGTGTTGCAGACTCTGCTGTGGATTTCCAAATCGATATTTTTGGTGATGAACCCTGGCAGCCCTATAACCGCGTTGCACTGTCACAACTCTTGTACGGTGAAAAATCGCTGGAAGATCTCGACCTCAACATACCGAATAACAGCAATATACATACTCATTGGCATACCCGGATCATCGCTGTTGATCCTGCTCAGCAGTCTGTTATGACCGATAAAGGTGAAACCTTTTGTTATGACAAACTGGTCCTGGCAACGGGCTCCAGTGCTCATATCCCCAACTTGCCGGGTGTACATATGACGGGAGTTTATTGCTTCCGCAATATGACCGATGTCCAGGCATTAATTTCCCGCCGCGTCAGTAGTCGTCATACTGTGATTTTAGGCGGTGGTTTATTAGGTATCGAAGCCGCTCGGGCCATGCGTCGGTTATCAACTCAAGTGACGTTAATTCATCATTCCGCCTGGTTGATGAATCGACAGCTGACCGAAAATTCAGCGGCAAAATTACAGGCAACATTAGAACAGGAAGGGATTAATGTACTCACGGCTTCCGGTATTCAGGCCGTGGACGGCTCACGTAAAATGGACGGAATTATTTTACGCGATGGCAGCTACCTGGAATGCGACACCTTAATTCTGGCAACGGGTATCCGTCCGAATATTCAGTTAGCGCAAGAAGCAGGCCTGAAAACACATTACGGAATTATTGTTGATGATGCCTTAACGACTTCAGATTCGTCTATTTATGCTGTGGGAGAATGTGTTGAATTTAATGGCGAGGTGTATGGCCTGGTTGCTCCGGGGTTGGAGCAAGCGAGCTTATTAGCTCGCCGTTTTGCTGGCCAGGATAGCTCGCCTTATCAGCAGAAAAGCCTGGCGACGCGATTAAAAGTACTGGATCAACCGGTTACCAGCTTAGGAGAAATTGGCTTATTACACGAAGGCCCGGAAAGCCGTTATCTGGAGCATGATCGTGAGGGGACTCATCGGGTATTACACTTTGAAAGAGGCCAGCTAAAAGGCGCGGCTGCGGTTGGCTTCTGGCCGGATCAGGAGCGTTTGCAGGAATTATTATTAAATAATGAATCTTTGCCCTGGTGGCGCAGTTTGCGCTTCCGTCTGACCGGGCGTTTATGGTCAGACTCCGATGCCATTGCTGATCATCACATTATTTGTAATTGCCGCCAGGTCAGTGCAGGTCAGTTGCGCGCCTGTGCCCAGCAGAAGTTACCTTTGAGCAGTACCGGGGCCGGTACCGTATGTGGCAGTTGCCAGCCATTATTTACTCAGGTTATACCTAAAGAGTCATTTAATCTCAGCCTGGCCGAGCCGGCACTGCAACAAGCGGCGAATGAAGATACCCGATCTGACTCCTGGCTGGGGTTAGTAATTATGGGAATACTGGCACTTATTATTACGGCATTACATCTGTTTATGCCGGCATTACCCATTGCTCAGGAATACGCTTTTCAGTCGGTCAGCCAATGGTGGAGTGACTCGGATTACCGCCAGATCAGTGGCTTTACCATGCTTGGCTTAACGGCATTTGGATTGCTGTTATCAGCCCGAAAACGACTGAAGAAAATGACCTTAGGGTCTTTTTCTGATTGGCGCTGGCTACATTTGCTATTAACCAGTCTATGTCTGATTATTTTGCTGGCACATACCGGTAATTCCTCTATTCAGGGCATTAATGCCTGGTTGTTCTACAGCTTTTTCAGCGCTTCGATATTGGGTTGTTTATTAACCTGGCTAACGGCATTGGAACATGCCAGACCTTCTGTTGCTGTTAAGCGTTTTAAGCGCTGGTCGTTATTCACCCATATTCTGGCGATCTGGCCGCTGCCTATTTTGTTGTCATTTCATATTTTGTCTGTGTATTGGTTTTAA
- a CDS encoding cytochrome c3 family protein: protein MNNSTIKKIVWLSWLISSLALAGYLGNQLVLEEQKPDFLIGETSHGHYQIELQCDACHTSELGGEEILQNACLTCHEDELKTALDSHPKKKFTDPRNADLVAILDARNCVSCHSEHNEDIMHPMGVTLPDDFCVQCHENIAQERPSHEGMGFETCASAGCHNYHDNRALYEDFLLKHQTPGEIAHKTLPATLSNYLQTIGAQWQPESAASVFENEISAAHIKADILLDWQHSAHGNAAVGCNSCHVDAQQNWIEKPGHQQCSACHEPQVAGFLSGKHGMRLKAGLSPMTPGQARLPMKPENSHVELGCNSCHAAHTDNTQYAAAEACLTCHADDHSQAFEQSPHGQLWQQVRDGVIASEQGVSCATCHMPVMEQEIFGSEQWLTQHNQNATLRPNEKMIRPTCMQCHSLEFSIDALADPDLINNNFNGLPTHHVPGIEMATQRDH, encoded by the coding sequence ATGAATAATTCAACAATCAAAAAAATAGTATGGCTAAGCTGGTTGATTTCATCGTTAGCGCTGGCTGGGTATTTAGGCAACCAGCTGGTACTGGAAGAACAGAAGCCAGACTTCTTAATTGGTGAAACCAGTCACGGTCATTATCAGATCGAGTTGCAATGTGATGCCTGCCATACCAGTGAACTGGGTGGTGAAGAAATTCTTCAGAATGCTTGTTTAACTTGCCATGAAGACGAATTAAAAACAGCGCTGGATTCACATCCTAAGAAAAAATTTACCGACCCGCGTAATGCCGATTTAGTTGCGATACTGGATGCTCGTAATTGTGTCAGCTGCCACAGTGAACATAACGAAGACATTATGCACCCGATGGGAGTGACGTTGCCGGATGATTTTTGTGTGCAATGCCATGAAAATATTGCCCAGGAGCGTCCCAGCCATGAAGGCATGGGGTTTGAAACCTGCGCCAGCGCTGGCTGCCATAATTATCATGATAATCGTGCGCTCTACGAAGACTTCTTATTAAAACATCAAACACCCGGTGAGATTGCTCATAAAACCTTACCAGCAACACTGAGCAATTATCTGCAAACGATCGGTGCTCAATGGCAACCGGAATCAGCTGCAAGTGTGTTTGAGAATGAAATAAGCGCTGCTCATATTAAAGCGGATATTTTACTCGACTGGCAGCACAGTGCTCATGGTAACGCTGCTGTTGGCTGTAACAGCTGTCATGTCGATGCACAACAGAACTGGATCGAAAAACCGGGCCATCAACAATGTTCAGCCTGTCATGAACCTCAGGTGGCTGGCTTCCTGAGTGGTAAACATGGCATGCGCTTAAAAGCTGGGCTGAGCCCGATGACACCGGGCCAGGCACGCTTGCCGATGAAGCCAGAAAACAGCCATGTCGAATTAGGCTGTAACAGCTGTCATGCCGCTCATACCGACAATACCCAATATGCTGCGGCGGAAGCTTGTTTAACCTGCCACGCCGATGATCACAGCCAGGCATTTGAGCAAAGCCCACACGGTCAGTTATGGCAACAGGTCCGTGACGGTGTGATTGCCAGCGAACAAGGGGTTAGCTGTGCTACCTGTCATATGCCAGTTATGGAACAAGAGATTTTTGGCAGTGAACAATGGCTGACTCAGCATAATCAAAACGCCACATTACGGCCGAATGAAAAAATGATTCGTCCAACCTGCATGCAATGTCATTCATTGGAATTCAGCATTGATGCCTTAGCCGACCCAGATCTCATTAATAATAATTTTAATGGCCTGCCAACACATCACGTGCCCGGCATTGAGATGGCCACCCAGCGCGATCATTAA
- a CDS encoding glutathione S-transferase family protein, producing the protein MKLLFTSTSPYARLVRIVCREKGLASRVEEQLVDVWNDDPELLSANPVGRVPALITDSGVAISESILIAQYLNQLTATPDLSVATDVDWQLFGLAIGLMDRSFNTVIHEKFDGTDVRESALGKRRWAAIKQTLAVFNENLTQPVEVLSLADIAIAVALDYLDFRLPELAVNDRFEQLAQWRQWTESRQSFIATAFA; encoded by the coding sequence ATGAAACTATTGTTCACCTCAACGTCACCTTATGCGCGTCTGGTTCGTATTGTTTGCCGGGAGAAAGGTTTGGCATCACGCGTTGAGGAGCAGCTGGTGGATGTCTGGAATGATGATCCAGAGCTGTTGTCTGCGAACCCTGTGGGGCGTGTTCCGGCATTAATCACCGACAGTGGTGTCGCCATTTCAGAATCCATTCTGATTGCACAATATCTGAATCAACTGACAGCAACCCCCGATTTATCTGTCGCTACAGATGTTGACTGGCAACTGTTTGGATTAGCGATTGGACTGATGGATCGTTCTTTTAATACCGTAATTCATGAAAAGTTTGATGGCACTGATGTGCGCGAAAGTGCCTTAGGGAAACGTCGTTGGGCGGCTATCAAGCAGACATTAGCGGTGTTTAATGAGAATCTGACACAACCAGTGGAAGTACTGAGCCTGGCAGACATTGCCATTGCAGTGGCGCTAGACTATCTGGATTTTCGCTTGCCTGAATTGGCGGTTAATGATCGTTTTGAACAATTAGCACAGTGGCGTCAATGGACTGAATCGCGGCAGAGTTTTATAGCGACGGCATTTGCCTGA